One Polypterus senegalus isolate Bchr_013 chromosome 10, ASM1683550v1, whole genome shotgun sequence DNA segment encodes these proteins:
- the cstf2 gene encoding cleavage stimulation factor subunit 2 — protein sequence MANVAVAAAAAAAAGRDPAVDRSLRSVFVGNIPYEATEEQLKDIFSEVGLVVSFRLVYDRETGKPKGYGFCEYQDQETALSAMRNLNGREFSGRALRVDNAASEKNKEELKSLGTGAPVIESPYGEPCQPEEAPESISRAVASLPPEQMFELMKQMKLCVQNSPQEARNMLLQNPQLAYALLQAQVVMRIVDPEIALKMLHCQTNIQPLIPNAQTVTVPGPQPLTQPNPPVSQAQPMAGMHMNGAPQMIQPPQMVAGPVPVGPGDMCFEGAMQPQIVIPQGTIPMDRGQGKVSSVVKPCIYMYTYTIIVSTSETLICLTLAVENER from the exons ATGGCGAACGTAGCGGTTGCTGCAGCTGCGGCAGCAGCGGCGGGTAGAGATCCTGCTGTGGATAGATCTTTACGATCTGTTTTTG ttGGGAATATTCCATATGAAGCAACAGAAGAGCAGCTGAAGGACATTTTTTCAGAAGTTGGCCTGGTGGTCAGTTTTAG GTTGGTATATGACAGAGAAACAGGTAAACCTAAAGGATATGGGTTCTGTGAATATCAAGACCAAGAGACAGCACTCAGTGCAATGCGCAACTTGAATGGTCGAGAATTCAGTGGTAGAGCTCTACGAGTGGACAATGCCGCCAgtgagaaaaacaaagaagagtTAAAGA GTTTGGGAACTGGTGCACCAGTTATCGAGTCACCATATGGGGAGCCTTGTCAACCTGAAGAAGCTCCAGAGTCGATAAGTCGTGCTGTCGCCAGCTTGCCACCGGAGCAAATGTTTGAACTCATGAAGCAAATGAAG CTGTGTGTACAGAATAGCCCCCAAGAAGCTAGGAATATGCTCCTTCAGAATCCACAACTAGCATATGCCTTGCTGCAAGCACAGGTGGTGATGAGGATTGTTGATCCTGAAATCGCTCTG aaAATGCTTCATTGCCAAACAAACATTCAGCCCCTGATTCCTAATGCTCAGACTGTAACTGTTCCAGGCCCGCAACCTCTCACTCAGCCAAATCCTCCCGTGTCACAGGCTCAGCCAATG gctGGAATGCACATGAATGGTGCCCCTCAAATGATACAACCTCCACAGATGGTTGCAGGACCAGTCCCTGTTGGGCCAGGAG ATATGTGTTTTGAAGGTGCTATGCAACCACAGATTGTTATTCCTCAAGGCACAATACCTATGGACAGAGGGCAAGGTAAAGTGTCTTCTGTTGTAAAAccatgtatttatatgtatacttataCAATAATAGTAAGTACTTCAGAAACTCTAATCTGCCTTACTTTAGCAGTTGAAAATGAAAGGTAG